The genomic window gtggagctggctcatgcgcagtgctgctgtgcgcaaggagtgccctgccatgcaggggtgtccccgcgtaggggagtcccacgcgcaaggagtgtgccctgtaaggagagccgcccagcgcaaaagaaagtgcagcctgcctaagaatggcgccacccacacggagaaatgacacaacaagatgacgcagcaaaaagaaacagatcctgtgccgctgacaacaacagaagcggacaaagaagatgcagcaaatagacaaagagaacagacaaccagggtggaggagaaggggagagaaatatataaataaataaatcttaaaaaaaaaaacagttaactATAGAGgtgtgagtctatttctgaactctcaatttgattccttcaattaatgtgtctatctttatgccagtaccatgccgttttgacaactgtaactttataatacatttcaaggtcaggaagtgtgagtcttccaacttcaatcttcttttttaggatgtttttggctaattgggatccctttcccttccaaataaatttggtaattggcttttctatttctgtaaagtaggacCCAGTGAtgggggtgcaggccagtttccaagggccttggagagggggcGAGTTAAGGCATCTGCTTGCCTcttgtattaattttatttcttcctttacatgCAGTTTTCTGGTCTAACCAAAAGGTGGTACTCTTTGGCAGACCACTCAACTCAGGTGCTAGGGGAGAAAGTATTCAGTGTAACTCCTCCAGTGGGCAGGCAAGAGGGTGGTGCAGAAGCAATGTActcagggctggccaagcctcacaGACTTTGTCAGAAGCTGTTCCTCCCTTGTCCAGCCACACccaccctccctctgcctcctcacaACCAGCCCAGGGCAGTAGAGAGGGTGTTCCAGAAGGCATTTTATATAGCTCCATGCCAGTGTAAACACTCCCTCTCAGTGTAAACAATGTTGctgccccacctggcctggaagtatGCAACCCttcaatgcagcagaccaagttcactggccaaaatctgTATTTGCTGTCGGCTGttaccttccctcttccctttcttgGAAGAAAGACCCCTGCAACCCCCAGTCTACATCTGCTTCAGTCCACTGCAGACTGCTGCTTGCTTTGAAGGTGGAGGTGCCGAAGGTGGGGGAATGGGCACCTGCTCCTGCTTTCGAGACTCCTTTCCTTCGCTCCTCCCTCTTCTGCGTGGTGGCTTGCCTTCTCCTGGTGTAATGAGCCCCAGAGCAGCCGTATACACAGTCTCTACCTGTCCTCTAGCCAAACTCCTTTTAGATGGTAAAACTGAGACCCAAGAGTTTAAGTGACTTGACCCTTTATATAAATTATTAGTGGTAGATCTGGGTCTAGAATTGAGTGCTAATAGGTAATTTCCTTCTCAGTCTTCCTAGATTCCTGATTTCTTTCTTCAGGAACATGATCACAAAGCAGGATATCTGTGTAAAGGAAAAGCTCTGCTTCAATTCTACTCCTCCCTCCAATTTAAGATCATCTTACTCTTTCAAAATAAGGAAGACTACCATCTATTAAGTACATTACACTTTCCAAGGTCTTTCATAGTAATCATTGCATTGACTCCTTGTCACACTCTTGTGATATAGATCAACATTTCACAAATTTTAATGGGCATATGAATCACCTGGCAATTTTGTTAATCATAAGCAGATTCTGAGCAGAGCTGGGAAGTGCTCAAATTACTGCATTTCTAATAAACTTTTGGGAAATACTAATAAGATTTTGGTACCTGAGCCATATATTGAGTAGCAGGTATACTGATAATGTCTTTGTCTCATAGAAGGAAAAAACTGAGGCTTGGACAGATTAAATAACTTAACCCAAGTTCAAATAGGTAGTAAGTAGTAGTGTGGGGCTTTGATTTAGGTCTTTCTGACTGTAAAACTCAAGATGTGAACAGAGAAGCCagggaaaaatggaaagggaGCTTATGTTCCGAATAGGTCACTTCTGAAGTGAGTTAATGGTACAGAATCTAGGATCAAGCCAAGGAGTCCTGGTTCTCAGCCCTTTTCTTCTCCCCAATCCCCTAATAATGGTCTTTTCTATGCTTAGCTAAACTTATTTAGAATTGGCTTTTGGGTTTTCTGCATTACAGGTTCATTGCCAAGCCCTGTGCACTCCATGTTGGCATCCAGGACAGTGATCCTTATCAGGCCCAACCCAATGCCATCCTTGAAAAGGTGTTTTTATCTATTACCAAGGTAAGTaggcaaggaaacagagaggAAAATTGCCCCATAGGACAGGGGAGGATGAAGAGCAAGTGTTTGCAAGGGCAAAAATAGGATGGAGATGGTTTTTCATGTTTGGGTAGTCCAAATAACTCTAGATTTAGGGTCAAGGCCCCTAAATAAGTCAAGGTCATGTGCCTTTAGGCATAGCAGCTACCGCCACCACCCAGCCACAcactatttcttgatttttttttcccctccaaccTCTATCATTACCTAATTGCATGAACAAGATGGGGACAAAACTGATAGCCCTTGCAGTTTaggttttttatatcttttatctaATATCACTCAGCTTGGGCTggagggagaagaacaaagaAGTATATAGGTAAACAGTAAAGGTGTTTGTCTCTTCCTACCAAAAATGACTTTCAGATGAAACCTGGCAAGATAAACATCACTTGAACTAATGTGGTTGTAGTACCTTAGCCACTCAGCTAGTCAAGGACATCTAACGAGGGGCTTGAGGGGAAGGGCATGTTCTGATTCTGATCATACATGTGCAGTATCCTGATGAGAAAAGGCTGGATGGCCTGTCAAAGCAGCTGGACTGGGATGTCCGAAAAATCCAATGCTGGTTTCGCCATCGGAGGAATCAGGACAAGCCCCCAACGCTCACTAAATTCTGTGAAAGCATGTAGGTGTaaagagggaggggggaaggaggatGGGGGGTGTAACTGGTCTAAGTTTTTCCCTTTGGAAATCACTTCTATTATTAGGACTGCTGTCGCTGGATGTGGAGGGTTGCCTCAGCCTCTCTTTCTAGGAGAGAACTAGAAGACTGGCGACCCTTAATTTCTTGGATATGCTTTCCACTAAGCTAGAAGTAGTTCCATTTTGTTCCTCTTTCCCAAATAAAATGGGAGTGAATTCCTCAACTGCATTTCTACAGGTAGATATATACCCCTTTAAACACCTTGACGGAGATAGTACCAGCTTGTTGTAAATTGCCATTTTGGTGGGGAGCATCCTTTTTCAGGGAAACACTATATTTCGTTTCACCTGACTGGGATTTTACTAATTATCTGCTAGAAACAGATATTAAGTAAATTGGTCATTGTCATGCAGAGAAAAACATTAGGCATTATCATCAGGGAGTCTGATGGGGAAGAAAGGTTGGGTAAGTATCTGATTAAAGCCAGAATACAATTGTAGAAATCTATTTTAAACAACTTGGAAGATGCCTCTGTCTTTAGTTTTTTAGGCAACAGTATCTGTCCGTATTCTGAGAACTTACCCTGTTTCTTACCAGCAACTGTGTTATCTTGACTTCCCCTAGCCTCAGAGACTACCCTTGGGTGGACATTTGTCTAACGTCTACTCTTTCCACACTCAGGTGGAGattcactttttatttatgtatattctgCTATGGAATTAGATTTCTGTGGTCGGTAAGTCTGAACTTTTTCTGGTCCTGTGTTTGGGTTCTAATCATTTCTAGGTCTCTAAGGATGATAGTTGAATACCTACAAATGTTTattttcccttgattttttttttccctgcaatGATGTAGTTTATATGCTAAGTAGATTGGCTTCTGTTTCAATAACTTCATGGTGTTTATTCCCCTAAATGAGgctaataataacagtaataattaaATCAGTATTGCACTTGATAGTTTACAAAGTACTCGGCAAAACTACTGTTCCACAGAGGAGACAGTTGTAGAAATGGACTGAATAACCCTTTAAAGTGAGTAACATGTTATCCCACTTTTCAATTATCATTTCAGTGTCAGAGGAATTTCAGGCTTTTTGATTCCTGATtccatgttttctgtttttttccctgtACCACACTATTATTCTCTAAAGGATATAAGTGAGGTCTCTTTTGAAGAACTGAGGAATAGTTCCTCAATTTTCAAAGATTCGAAAGTTAGAAGTGAATTACAATTCATGATAGCATCGCACAATCTTAGGTATAGAAAAATCTTGGAAGTCATCTAATATAAACTTCTTTTAGATGGTGAAACTGAGACCcaagaagttaagtgacttgatACATGAAGCAAAAGCTGGCAGAACCAAAAagggaaataaacaaatatacaatCATACTGGAGAttttaacatttcaaaatttGTAGAATGCAGCTACACCATGCTAACCCATgcttaaaaggaaatttatagattTAGAATTCTTTAGGAAAAAAGTTGAAAATCAGTGATCTAACAGAGCAGGTGTAGGTCATTGTTTGTGTGCCTGCTTCACACacatgaggtctcaggttcaatccccagtatcttctttaaaaaaaataaaaataaaatcaatgatataaatttctGCTCTAAGATctgggaaaaaaagagcaaagtaaacccaaaataaaggtaagaaataataaaaataagcagaAATCAGTAAAATGGGCATTAGACTAACAATAGAGAAAAGATAAAGCCAAAAGTTGATGTTTTGAAAGGTTCAATTAAAATCAGTAAACTCCTGGCAAGATtgatcaagaaaaaagagaaaacataaattaACAGTATCAAGAAAAAAGACGTTATTACCATAAATCCTATAAACATTGTAAGAGTAATAAGACAATATTATAAACAACATAAAGGCAATAAATTCAGTGACTTGGATGATTTGATTCCTTAAAGGACATAATTGAAATTCCATTCATGGTGATTACTTTTGACTTTTGAATTTTTGGTATGGAGAGCTCTCTCTTGATTGTCAAATGGAATCATTGTCTTCCTGCCTACCCATTTTTTATATCCCAAGTAGTGATGTTTCCTAAAACTATTCTAGAACTCTCCCTGCTTGTATTTATCTCAAAGCATGGTTTTTCTATTTGTAATAGCACTTTCTGGTTCTACAAGAAAAATCTAGACATTTTTTGATCCCTTAGTGATCTCTGTACACTGGCAGTGGGGATTTCTGCTTCTTCCCCATCTCTCTTTTGCCCCTAGCATAGAGAGAAGGGGATTGTAGAGGGCTGTTATTGGAGCCAGGTGAGAATCCTGAAGACTGACCTgaattatctgttttcttttagtcaCCTTGGTTCTGGGACATTCGACAGTGTTGGCATAGCTATCCATATCAGGTAGGATTTGAGCCCTGGTGTGTATGTTAGGTCGGGTAAAAGAGAGTGTATGCCAGTCCCATGAGAGATGGCGCATTTTCTTGATATTCTTGAGGGATTACAGGCTCAGTCATTTTGAGTCATATATTCAGAGTGTCTATTTCTGGAGCTACCATAGCAGTGAAATCCAGTGAGCTTTAGTTCCGGGTTTCCCTTTATATTCACCCTACTTAGGCTGAAAAGAAAAGCAGCATCTTGGCACTTACTGAAGTGCTTTCTGGTTCATGTGTCCCTTTTCTATCAAGGGTGATGCAGAGTCCCCTTAAGAGTATCTTCGGGGAAGCgcagttggcccaatggatagggcatctgcctaccacataggaggtctgcggttcaaaccccaggcctccttgacctgtgtggagctggcccatgtgcagtgctgatgcgcgcaaggagtgccctgccacgcaggggtgtcacccacgtaggggagccccatgcacaaggagtgcaccctttaaggagagccgcccagcgcaaaataaagtgcagcctgcccaggagtggtgccgcacacatggagagatgacacaacaaaaagaaacacacattcccggtgccactgataaggatagaaggggtcacagaagaacacacagcaaatggacacagacagcagacaactgaggggggaagggaagaggaaaaaaaaaagagtatctttGTTCTCAGCTATACTAGATAAATAACAGAGGACTGCTAAGAAGGCAGAAGCGAAAGCCTGAGCATATTTAATCCCCTGAAAAACACTAAGTGCCCAGAATTTTGGACATTTGATTTGATTTTGCCATAGTATGTTAACCTTATATGATCTCGAAAAAATGAGAACTAAATATACATGTAGAAGGACAAAGGGAAAAGGCTTAAGTCTCCACACCAACCCAAAGTCTGGGGAGGCAGAGTGTGTCTAACCATTTTGGATATTGGTTgtccaagaaaaagaaagtagcAGAGGTAGAATGAATCTAGCTTGTGTTCTAactacttctctctctcttccagccTCTCACCAGTGGGCTTTATTACTATTATATCATGGAATTGGCATTCTATTGGTCTCTTATGTTTTCTCAGTTTACAGACATTAAAAGAAAGGTAAAAACATTGGCTCCTCAATTCCCTAATGTACTCTGTCATCTTTACTAGCAGCTTCCATTACTGCCATTGTGAAATATTCTCTGCCCTGACTGGAACCACAAAAGAGGGAGAAAGTAGGTTTGATGGGATTATTATGGTCCCCAAAATGAGACCTGAAGTATGTTTGAGACTTCAGGTAAGCCCAGAGTGAGAACAGTTAACCAGCTCAGAAAATGCCCTTTTCCTCATTCTTCTCCAAGGTTCTTACGTGTCTGAGGCTCAGGAAACTAGTTAGAACGTAGGAATTGCAAGGCCTGATTCCAGAAAAGCTGGCTCTGACCTTTGTTTGACATTAGGGACCTTTGCTATCTCTCTATTCTTTGTTCTTGGTGGCCCCTCATCCTTACTCAAAGAATGTTAGCTAGAAAGAGTTTTAGATTGCAACTAATCTCAGCCTTTGCTCTTCAGTTCAGATGCCTTTCCTATATTCAGAAGCACTggccctcccctgcccaccctccttattaaaattttattaatatttattagtattgagacacatataaatatatgtaagttATGAAGCATAATAATAGCATgtagggagtagaggtggctcaagtgatgaggtGCCTGCTTCacgtgggaggccctggtttcggttcccagtgcctcctaaaaaaagaagacaagcagacagcaatcgcaaacaacaagggatgaggagagaaataaatgaataaaaagaaataaatcttaaaaaattagaatGTATATTTGTGAATAATCCCATCACCTAACTCAAGAACTAGAACATCATTAATAGCATTGTATCTATAGGAAGGATACTGATACCTCTAAGGGGAGGGTTATGATCCTAAGAAATAATTGAGTTGGCTAGCCTCTTCATGGCCTCGCGTTTACCTGCctctcttctttccattccttcttAGGACTTCCTGATCATGTTTGTGCATCACTTGGCCACCATTGGGCTAATCACCTTTTCCTACCTCAACAACATGGTTCGGGTGGGAACTCTGGTCATGTGTCTACATGATGCCTCAGACTTCCTGCTGGAGGTAAGACTCACTCCCTCTTTCCTTATTCttactctctttttctccttccttttgtttttcttttttgcttttcaaTGCCTTTATTAAGAAATATCAAACATTGATTATAGCTCCATACAGTTTTACAAAGTTCAAATGAAGGGGAATGTGGAGATGTCAGCGAGGTCCATGTTTGAATGCTGTGGTAGCTCGCCAAAGGGGAAGCCCTCTAACTCCTCTGTTAACTTTGTTTGAACAGGGGTTCACAACAGTGCCTTTTCCCATTTCCACTTGGCCATAAGCACAGGACCTTAAGTTATTTGAAAGAGTTTCAATAGTTtataaatacttaaatatttgtccttttattttgtcATCATCCCTTCCTGAAAAAGCAGTTTCTAGGAAGCACATTTGAGTCCTTTTCCCTGCTGCTTGTATTACATTTCCACGAAGCCTGCCATTTACACATTACCATATCACACATGGAAGAactcattatgtttttatttaacatttaatgAAAAAAGAGGATATCACTCAACTTCCTGTGAGAGAATTGGCTTTATTATTATCTTCCCTTCTCCAGGCAGCCAAGTTGGCCAATTATGCCAAGTACCAGCGGCTCTGTGACACCTTTTTTGTGATCTTCAGTGCTGTTTTTGTGGTCACTCGTCTAGGAATCTATCCATTCTGGTAGGTGCTAGGGCTGTGGAGCTGATACCTTTTGACCTTTGGGGAGCAGAAGTCCAAGAACCCTATTGCCTTGCTTTTTCATTGGCCTCACCTGACCCCTTATGGTCCCTGCAGGATCTCAGCTGTCTCTCCCAATATTTCCAGCAAGACTGTGAGCCAGAATCAGGGTATCCAATGCCGCTGGCCCCCGTCTTTCCTGATAGAGCTCTGAGGAACAGTCCTCATTGTGTGCCAGAGtaattcccttccttcccttgcACTGATTACAAACCTGTCGGGCTCTTGCTGCCTGTGTTCCTGTACTCCATCCTCGTCCCCTACCCTGCCCATCAGACTCTCACATCTAGACTCACTGCTTTATGTCAAAAAGCCAGTGACTCTGTGAGCTGGAGATGTTGTTTAGTCTGAGGGAATCAGCTACGTACACTCCCGTGACACCTAAAGATCTGAGTAATACCCAGGATTATGATTTTGCTGCTGTCCTAATTTTGTGAAACTCTGCTTATTTGAAGTACTTAATGATATGATTTAACTCATTGGTTCCTAAGACTCGTATCTTCCCCTGTCCCTAAAAGAAAACTCCATAGGCTccctttctttattcctttctcaCTGTGGATGCATATGTCCCTGGAACTTCAACTGATAGAAGGTATGGGGGGATACACACCAGGGCTCTGATTCCCAGGGAACTCAGCTTTGACTCTAGAATATAACTATCGGCCTCCCCCTTCTAGGATTCTGAACACGACCCTCTTTGAGAGTTGGGAGATAATCGGGCCCTATCCTTCCTGGTGGCTCTTCAACGGCCTTCTCCTGGTCCTACAGGTTTTGCATATCATCTGGTCCTACCTAATTGCACGAATTGCTTTCAAAGCCTTGATCCGGGGAAAGGTAAGGAGGAAGTGGTTTCTTTGGGGCTGTGTGGGGAGATGGGTGTTACTCAGTAGACCTTGTCTCTCCAGCTAGCCTGGTGAGCCTTATCTACAGAAGCAGGCCAAGCAAAAAGCCTAGGCTCCAgagttttctccttttctgtagGTATGAATATAGCATTTTAAGACATGACATATTTGCAAGAAGGGCCtatcttcttcctttcccttagAAATGAATGTCATTAGAGAACAAGTAAGGTCAAGAGTTCTGGAGGCTACCTCAGCTACTTCCTGTTCTCTACTTACCTACTCCTGCTTCAGTAgagttcatgtttttattttggcTTGGAAGCCTTCTCTATATGGAAATCACATACCAAGACATAAGTTGTATAAAATCCAAGCTGTTAGGTTGACCTAAGGGTGGTGTGATAGTTCACAAGCCACCCCAAGATATGCACACTGTGAAGTTCCAAGATTCAGTTTTTGTAAGGGAATAAgcacccacctcaccccattATCGTACAAGGCAAGTGAGATAGGTATTTAGCTTTTCAAATAATCATCTTATGTCAAGAGCCCAAAAGCACAAAGAGAGGTGCCATTTAATGAAAAAACTCATAATTGAATTCTACACGTTCTGAAGCAGTCAAGCCGTGATTGGCCCAAGAGCTGGCAGTTTCAGCTTTCAGTAATACAGAATCCCCAGGGGTGTATGCTCTGCCAAAGAAGGCCCTGACTCTGGAGCCAAGGGGTGGAATGTTCCCCAGACATGTATGATCTCTTGTGTCATTGCTCCTTATGGCTGCAACTGGTTTCAGAACTTGCTGGGTATGCCTCTGCAGCTTGCTGTAGCTGCTGGACATCTCTCTTCTCTCCTGCTTTTCTTTCCTGACCAGGTGACCTGTCCAGGAAGGAATAGACCCAGACTCTGTACTCTCCACTCTTTTCTCACCTCCTTCCTTTTCTGTATGCCTGGCGGGAGCTGGACAATTTCATCTCTTGCATGTAAGTGTATCTGTGCTTCTAGTACTCACTGAAGCATGTCTGTCAGAACCTTCCTACTCTCCTTTCTGTTCCCCCGCGTTTGCCTCAGAGCATGCCCTCTCCTGACTGTGGAGCCATCGaagctgccagaatattttcttatattgaggCAGGAGTtgaatctactttttttttttgagcctcCCTTTACCCCAAATCTAGAGACACTGTGCCCCCTGGTGGAAATTTCCAATCAGTTGTCTGGGTTCAGAGGTCAATTGCTGTAGTAAACCAGAGACCTGGAGAGCTAATCCAAGTCAAATGCCCCACTCCTTGGCAACAGCGATTGTAGCTTTGTTCCCATATTACCTCCTCCTCCCCTTTAATTTTATGATCTCCTAGTAAAGAATTTAGAATACTTTGCTTGTTAACACAGTATAGTTTGGATTGGGAAACACTGCTCTAATCTAAATTCTTatttgaaaacacacacac from Dasypus novemcinctus isolate mDasNov1 chromosome 12, mDasNov1.1.hap2, whole genome shotgun sequence includes these protein-coding regions:
- the CERS5 gene encoding ceramide synthase 5 isoform X1 codes for the protein MATAAAGALSLLWGWLWSERFWLPQNVSWADLEGPGDGYPRARHILSVFPLAAGIFSVRLLFERFIAKPCALHVGIQDSDPYQAQPNAILEKVFLSITKYPDEKRLDGLSKQLDWDVRKIQCWFRHRRNQDKPPTLTKFCESMWRFTFYLCIFCYGIRFLWSSPWFWDIRQCWHSYPYQPLTSGLYYYYIMELAFYWSLMFSQFTDIKRKDFLIMFVHHLATIGLITFSYLNNMVRVGTLVMCLHDASDFLLEAAKLANYAKYQRLCDTFFVIFSAVFVVTRLGIYPFWILNTTLFESWEIIGPYPSWWLFNGLLLVLQVLHIIWSYLIARIAFKALIRGKVSKDDRSDVESSSEEEDVTSSPKSPCGSSSSNGANRVNGHMGGSCWAEE
- the CERS5 gene encoding ceramide synthase 5 isoform X2 — translated: MATAAAGALSLLWGWLWSERFWLPQNVSWADLEGPGDGYPRARHILSVFPLAAGIFSVRLLFERFIAKPCALHVGIQDSDPYQAQPNAILEKVFLSITKYPDEKRLDGLSKQLDWDVRKIQCWFRHRRNQDKPPTLTKFCESMWRFTFYLCIFCYGIRFLWSSPWFWDIRQCWHSYPYQPLTSGLYYYYIMELAFYWSLMFSQFTDIKRKDFLIMFVHHLATIGLITFSYLNNMVRVGTLVMCLHDASDFLLEAAKLANYAKYQRLCDTFFVIFSAVFVVTRLGIYPFWILNTTLFESWEIIGPYPSWWLFNGLLLVLQVLHIIWSYLIARIAFKALIRGKVTCPGRNRPRLCTLHSFLTSFLFCMPGGSWTISSLACV